The Gemmatimonadaceae bacterium genome includes a region encoding these proteins:
- the neuC gene encoding UDP-N-acetylglucosamine 2-epimerase produces MSADFFGSHSDQLGPQRRILFLTGTRADFGKMKPLMRAVQNEPGFICEVFVTGMHMLKRYGLTVNEIRNAGITNIFTFINQDSTERGMDVVLANTIRGLGHYVREFRPDMIVVHGDRVEALGGAIVGSLHNILVAHVEGGEISGTIDELLRHAISKLSHLHFVSNEQARRRLIQMGELDTSVHVIGSPNIDIMLSDTLPTLTEVKQRYDIPHDEYALLVYHPVTTEVERIRTHAQAVVTGAIRSGLNYVVIYPNNDSGTESIMEVLESVRGHPRFTLLPSMRFEYYLTLLRHAQAIVGNSSSGVHEAPVYGVPTVNIGTRQLNRFRYQSIIDVSEDEEQIVAALSDLPTAVPSLHFGTGQSARLFMERLEDSDTWSTPCQKQFRDFTLGAAIGALTQVGGNGSGIPVAASPVLPDRGRLQAI; encoded by the coding sequence ATGTCGGCTGATTTCTTTGGTTCTCATTCGGACCAACTCGGTCCACAGCGACGGATCCTTTTTCTCACGGGCACTCGGGCCGACTTCGGAAAAATGAAGCCGCTCATGCGTGCCGTGCAGAATGAGCCCGGATTCATCTGCGAAGTATTCGTGACCGGTATGCACATGCTCAAGCGCTACGGATTGACGGTGAACGAAATCCGTAATGCCGGCATCACGAACATATTTACCTTTATCAATCAAGACAGCACCGAGCGCGGGATGGACGTGGTGCTGGCGAACACCATTCGCGGCCTCGGACACTATGTGCGTGAGTTTCGGCCCGACATGATCGTCGTTCACGGTGATCGCGTCGAAGCGCTCGGCGGCGCGATCGTGGGCTCCCTGCACAATATTCTCGTCGCACACGTCGAAGGCGGCGAAATATCGGGCACGATCGACGAGCTCCTGCGTCACGCCATCTCGAAATTGTCACATTTGCATTTTGTGTCGAATGAACAAGCGAGACGACGCCTGATTCAGATGGGCGAACTCGACACATCCGTGCACGTCATCGGATCGCCGAACATCGACATCATGCTGTCAGACACGTTGCCGACGCTGACCGAGGTGAAGCAGCGCTACGATATCCCGCACGACGAGTACGCGCTGCTGGTCTACCATCCCGTCACAACCGAGGTCGAAAGAATTCGCACGCACGCCCAGGCGGTGGTGACAGGCGCGATACGGTCGGGACTCAACTATGTCGTTATCTATCCGAACAATGACAGCGGGACCGAATCGATCATGGAAGTCCTGGAATCGGTACGCGGGCATCCGCGCTTCACGTTGTTGCCATCGATGCGATTCGAGTACTATCTGACCCTTCTGCGCCACGCGCAGGCAATCGTCGGCAACTCGAGCTCCGGTGTGCACGAAGCGCCAGTGTACGGCGTCCCGACCGTCAATATCGGTACCCGTCAGCTCAATCGCTTTCGCTACCAGAGCATCATCGACGTCTCGGAGGATGAGGAGCAAATAGTCGCGGCGCTGTCAGATCTGCCGACGGCTGTGCCGTCGTTGCACTTCGGAACTGGTCAGAGCGCGCGATTGTTCATGGAGCGGCTCGAGGACTCCGACACGTGGTCGACTCCATGCCAGAAGCAATTTCGAGACTTCACACTCGGTGCCGCCATCGGCGCGCTGACTCAGGTTGGCGGCAACGGCAGTGGCATCCCCGTTGCGGCATCGCCGGTCTTACCGGACCGCGGGCGACTGCAAGCGATTTAG
- a CDS encoding GNAT family N-acetyltransferase, producing MLTTEHLWGVPRQVLRFVGEGISDYADLYSRDDRRDVTVAMVKDIVETWDWDELQLSNVRAGSRTIPAFEQCQSRRYFARVGPVERCLYIDLRNRTFDQYYRGLSRNHRRELQKRRHKLDALGKWSVHFEQNAPAEALFEEFRALHTARSEAMGWTSLYDLAGFREFFVELMQSKRQDIEVLCSTLRHEQKLMSYTLGFVHRGVYHHWNIGFDAAYEAIAPNKLHHQFLIEECFCRRYVEFDFMRGAYEYKYKWTDAVRENYGIRFLRRHGWRRVMNSVLWLQERTPDSLASRLIDGTRAALQTLRVGDAKSAKVTAPAGVRGVQT from the coding sequence ATGCTCACGACCGAGCATCTATGGGGCGTCCCCCGCCAAGTCCTCCGGTTCGTAGGGGAGGGCATATCGGACTATGCGGATCTCTACAGCAGAGACGATCGACGAGACGTCACCGTCGCGATGGTGAAGGATATCGTCGAAACCTGGGACTGGGACGAGCTGCAACTTTCCAACGTGCGCGCCGGGTCGAGAACGATTCCCGCATTCGAACAGTGCCAGTCTCGTCGATACTTCGCACGCGTTGGTCCGGTTGAGCGTTGTCTATACATCGATCTTCGAAACCGAACCTTTGACCAGTACTACCGAGGCCTCAGTCGAAATCATCGACGCGAGCTGCAGAAGCGTCGACACAAGCTCGATGCGCTCGGGAAGTGGTCCGTACATTTCGAGCAGAACGCGCCGGCGGAAGCGTTGTTCGAAGAATTCCGCGCGCTACATACCGCGCGCAGCGAAGCAATGGGGTGGACATCGCTGTACGATCTCGCCGGATTTCGCGAGTTCTTTGTTGAGCTCATGCAATCAAAGCGACAGGACATCGAGGTACTCTGCTCGACGCTACGACACGAACAGAAGTTGATGTCGTACACACTGGGCTTTGTTCACAGGGGCGTCTACCACCACTGGAACATTGGTTTCGATGCAGCCTACGAAGCCATTGCGCCCAATAAGCTCCATCACCAGTTCCTCATCGAGGAGTGCTTTTGTCGGCGCTATGTGGAGTTCGATTTCATGCGCGGCGCGTACGAGTACAAGTACAAATGGACCGACGCTGTCCGCGAGAACTACGGCATCCGGTTCTTGCGGCGGCATGGATGGCGACGTGTCATGAACTCCGTTCTCTGGCTCCAGGAGCGCACGCCAGACTCTCTTGCCTCACGGCTCATTGATGGGACTCGAGCGGCCTTGCAAACGCTGAGAGTTGGCGACGCAAAAAGCGCGAAAGTGACAGCGCCAGCAGGCGTACGGGGAGTGCAAACGTAG
- a CDS encoding XrtA system polysaccharide deacetylase, which produces MSTAHIFTVDVEEYFQVHAFEGVIRRTEWQDLPSRVARNVDSVLELLSEHGASATFFILGWVADRHPHVVRRIAEAGHEVASHGWWHYRVTSLEPEEFREDIRASKSLLEDICGRPVTGYRAPSFSITPDSQFALDVLLEEGYVYDSSIFPIRRSNYGWPGAPPIPHLLHCASGTLIEFPLATSLWGSFRIPAAGGGYFRQFPYSIVQRAFREHDTQGVPGVFYIHPWELDAEQPRVRVGPLSQLRHYRGLKGTQARLDRLLREFRFTSIAARLAEGHSRLQIESPTSSFAS; this is translated from the coding sequence ATGTCGACGGCGCACATCTTCACAGTTGATGTCGAAGAGTATTTCCAGGTCCACGCGTTCGAAGGCGTGATCCGTCGTACCGAGTGGCAAGACCTACCGAGCCGAGTTGCTCGGAATGTTGATTCTGTCTTGGAGTTGTTGAGCGAACACGGAGCCTCGGCGACGTTCTTCATACTGGGGTGGGTCGCTGATCGCCATCCTCACGTCGTGCGACGCATTGCAGAGGCAGGGCACGAAGTCGCGTCACATGGTTGGTGGCATTATCGAGTGACTTCACTCGAGCCTGAGGAATTCCGCGAAGACATCCGTGCTTCGAAGAGTCTCCTCGAGGACATCTGCGGACGCCCGGTGACAGGCTACCGAGCGCCGAGCTTCTCGATCACTCCTGATTCGCAGTTTGCGCTCGACGTGCTGCTCGAGGAGGGATACGTCTACGACTCGAGCATCTTCCCGATTCGCCGCTCTAATTATGGTTGGCCCGGTGCTCCGCCGATTCCACACTTGTTGCACTGTGCCAGCGGAACCCTGATCGAGTTTCCACTCGCGACGAGCCTATGGGGATCGTTCCGCATCCCCGCCGCCGGCGGCGGATACTTTCGCCAGTTTCCTTACTCGATTGTGCAGCGCGCCTTTCGGGAGCACGATACCCAAGGCGTTCCGGGCGTGTTCTACATTCACCCGTGGGAGCTCGACGCGGAACAGCCACGCGTTCGTGTAGGTCCGCTGAGCCAGCTCCGACACTATCGCGGACTCAAGGGCACTCAGGCTCGCCTCGACCGATTGCTTCGCGAGTTCAGATTTACCTCAATTGCGGCGCGGCTCGCAGAAGGACATAGCCGACTGCAGATAGAGTCGCCGACGTCCTCGTTCGCTTCCTGA
- a CDS encoding sugar transferase has translation MEAEAAFASASAEPFVPHYTPILATRQRRSAREPAALCMPRRRVEWANRAVNILLAVLALIVLSPLIALIAALIRLTSPGPVIYTQDRVGVNRRRRRTQALYDRRGVDAGGLVFTIYKFRTMRNDAERCSGAVWATANDPRITRIGRILRQYRIDELPQLLNVIRGDMNIVGPRPERPTIFADLRARITDYQQRQRARPGITGWAQVNSAYDASLDDVRAKVRYDLEYLERQSLAEDVKIMLRTVPVMLFKRGGL, from the coding sequence ATGGAAGCCGAAGCCGCCTTCGCCTCCGCATCTGCTGAGCCGTTCGTCCCGCACTATACACCGATTCTCGCGACGCGACAACGCAGGAGCGCACGCGAGCCGGCGGCCCTGTGCATGCCCAGGCGGCGAGTCGAATGGGCGAATCGGGCAGTCAATATCTTGCTCGCCGTGCTTGCGCTCATCGTGCTGAGCCCACTGATAGCTCTCATCGCCGCCCTTATCAGACTGACGTCGCCGGGTCCGGTGATTTACACCCAGGATCGGGTGGGTGTGAATCGCAGACGCCGCCGCACGCAGGCTCTTTACGATCGCCGAGGAGTGGACGCGGGAGGCCTCGTCTTTACGATTTACAAGTTCCGCACGATGCGTAACGATGCGGAGCGGTGTTCTGGAGCCGTGTGGGCGACGGCCAATGACCCCCGCATAACCAGGATTGGTCGGATCCTGCGTCAATATCGCATCGACGAACTTCCCCAGCTGCTCAATGTCATTCGCGGTGACATGAACATTGTCGGACCGCGACCCGAGCGGCCAACAATTTTTGCAGATTTGCGAGCGCGAATCACGGACTATCAACAGCGTCAGCGTGCGCGTCCGGGCATTACCGGCTGGGCCCAAGTCAACAGCGCGTATGACGCCTCTCTGGACGACGTTCGCGCGAAAGTGCGTTACGATCTGGAATACCTGGAGCGCCAGTCGCTCGCCGAGGACGTCAAGATCATGCTACGTACCGTCCCGGTGATGTTGTTCAAGCGCGGGGGCTTGTAG
- a CDS encoding acylneuraminate cytidylyltransferase family protein, which produces MTHRPSRDTDGRTLAIIPARGGSKGVPRKNVRELAGKPLLVHSIEQAQATSQIDSVIVSTDDPEIASLARAAGAEVMERPLSLARDDTPTLPVLLHVLKQLDSEHLPSRVVTLQPTSPLRRSEDLAAAIERLTATFDSVIGVCLAEHSPYKMFNVRGEELSPLIPGTPPGTPRQRLPAAYRENGAVYVTWRDVLVDQRSIWGGRARPYLMDAESSVDIDSVLDFAIAEALLKTRSVNAVTI; this is translated from the coding sequence GTGACGCATCGTCCATCGCGAGACACCGACGGTCGTACACTCGCGATTATCCCTGCGCGTGGTGGATCGAAGGGTGTTCCCCGAAAGAATGTCCGCGAGCTCGCCGGGAAGCCGTTGCTCGTGCATTCCATTGAGCAGGCGCAGGCTACCTCGCAAATCGACTCCGTCATCGTCTCGACGGACGATCCGGAGATCGCGAGCCTTGCCAGAGCTGCTGGCGCGGAGGTCATGGAACGACCGCTGTCGCTCGCTCGAGACGACACGCCGACACTCCCGGTGCTCTTGCACGTTCTGAAACAACTCGACTCAGAACATCTTCCCAGTCGAGTCGTTACGCTGCAGCCCACATCGCCCCTTCGCCGATCGGAAGATCTTGCGGCGGCGATCGAGCGGCTGACGGCGACCTTCGACTCCGTCATTGGCGTCTGTCTCGCCGAGCACTCGCCGTACAAAATGTTCAATGTACGCGGCGAAGAATTGTCGCCGCTCATTCCCGGCACGCCGCCCGGTACGCCGCGACAACGGCTCCCCGCCGCGTACCGCGAGAACGGCGCCGTCTACGTCACCTGGCGCGACGTACTCGTCGACCAACGCTCGATTTGGGGTGGGCGCGCGCGTCCCTATCTCATGGACGCCGAGTCATCCGTCGACATCGACAGCGTCCTCGATTTCGCAATTGCTGAAGCACTTCTCAAAACTCGCTCCGTAAACGCCGTCACGATATGA
- a CDS encoding N-acetylneuraminate synthase family protein: MKTEFNFAGRMIGLDHPPLVIAEIGINHEGSLERALQMIDDAHTAGCECVKFQSHVIEDEMIPNDVIPGNARESIWNIMSRCALTEAEEIETKRYAESKGLMYLSTPFSRAAADRLERMHVPAFKIGSGECNNYPLIKHIAGFGKPVILSTGMNNLASIEPAVDILRAARVPFALLHCTSMYPTPYAKVRLGGITDLATAFPDAVVGLSDHSLGSYTCFAAIPLGARILEKHFTSRKDWPGPDVPISLDPDELRDLVSGSRAIFEALGGDKSILPEEQPTIDFAYASVVSIRAIAEGEEFTESNIWVKRPGTGQIKARHFDDLIGRRSRAAIPSNTQLAWADVG; encoded by the coding sequence ATGAAGACCGAGTTCAACTTCGCCGGCCGCATGATCGGCCTCGATCATCCGCCGCTCGTTATCGCGGAAATCGGCATCAATCACGAAGGGAGCCTCGAACGGGCGCTCCAGATGATTGACGACGCGCACACCGCTGGGTGCGAATGCGTGAAGTTTCAGTCACACGTCATTGAAGACGAGATGATTCCGAATGATGTGATACCGGGAAATGCGCGCGAGAGCATTTGGAACATCATGTCGCGCTGCGCACTCACGGAGGCGGAGGAGATCGAGACCAAGCGGTACGCTGAGAGCAAGGGTCTGATGTATCTCAGCACGCCCTTCTCACGCGCGGCGGCAGATCGCCTGGAGCGCATGCATGTCCCCGCGTTCAAGATCGGCTCGGGTGAGTGCAATAACTATCCACTCATCAAGCACATCGCCGGGTTTGGGAAACCCGTCATCCTGAGTACGGGAATGAACAACCTCGCGTCGATCGAACCGGCGGTCGACATCCTCCGAGCCGCGCGTGTGCCATTCGCGCTGCTGCACTGCACGTCGATGTATCCGACCCCCTACGCCAAAGTCCGATTGGGCGGCATCACCGATCTCGCGACTGCGTTTCCCGACGCGGTCGTTGGATTGAGCGACCATTCGTTAGGCAGCTACACCTGCTTTGCCGCGATCCCACTGGGGGCTCGCATTCTCGAGAAGCACTTCACGTCGCGCAAGGATTGGCCCGGTCCAGACGTTCCGATCTCGCTCGATCCAGACGAGCTGCGCGATCTTGTAAGCGGATCGCGGGCGATCTTCGAGGCGCTCGGCGGCGACAAGAGCATCCTCCCGGAAGAGCAACCAACGATCGACTTCGCGTACGCGTCCGTCGTCTCGATTCGCGCGATCGCCGAAGGAGAGGAATTCACGGAGAGCAACATCTGGGTGAAGCGACCCGGCACTGGCCAGATCAAGGCTCGACATTTCGACGATCTCATCGGCCGCCGGAGCCGCGCGGCGATTCCGTCGAATACTCAGCTCGCGTGGGCCGATGTCGGCTGA
- a CDS encoding polysaccharide biosynthesis tyrosine autokinase — translation MLRYKWLLLSIAIVSGITAFAIHGRFSAVYEPEAKVWISPSEDGQQRAGPVRAAALLPSSSWGDLLTSYAVLGQVVRELHTYVRPLDPRNNSLFSIVDVNDVVRPGLYTLNVDSVTRRYTLSITKAGHEQIVERGTIADSIGGAVGLRWSPDTTALLNAGTVSFALYTPRQASQQLREQIRSVVPREGNIMHVYVAGPDAWLVTRTLNSVVRHLVLTAGELKRRNLTDVREALETQLAYAGKALQTADDALERFRMETITLPSEAGTPINGGVAITRNPAITNYFNLKLTLENTSHERGVLEETLNDVKAGRVDVSAMWQVLPTDINTQEISSLLQEYTKRSTELRNAQAAFTDSYQGVKDARAAIAQLKDREIPRAVTTVVDQLRRRETDLASEVGTGSASLKEIPSRTIEEVRLTRNAEARGQLYGMLQGRYEEAHLAELSVEPDLAVLDSAAMPEFPILNRGRQLGLMVIAGGLLAAVLLALVLDRLDKRIRYTHQVTQNLRLNVIGAVPHAAQRRTPKPLDVMQLIESFRLLRLNVSYAATNDRQLMLTVTSAGPGEGKSLVSANLALSFAGGGFRTLLVDGDLRRGRLHTTFATDRRPGLVDVLRGTVPLNECLRPTSEPSLTLLPSGSRLTSAPELLTSVAFQQLMKTLQADYDVILIDSPPLAAGMDPYALCVSTGNALFVVRLAKTDGEIARQRLESLERFPVNVVGAVINDIQPAGGLNTEYAYLPGYAIHDEDDMLTTAEDEPAERSAVFNYRSWPR, via the coding sequence ATGCTGCGATACAAATGGCTCTTGCTCTCGATTGCTATCGTCTCTGGAATAACTGCCTTCGCGATCCACGGCCGGTTTTCGGCCGTTTATGAGCCAGAAGCGAAGGTCTGGATTTCACCGTCGGAAGATGGCCAGCAACGCGCCGGGCCCGTGCGCGCTGCCGCGCTGCTGCCCTCGAGTTCCTGGGGAGATCTTTTGACTAGCTATGCCGTACTCGGACAGGTTGTCCGCGAACTGCACACGTACGTCCGACCTCTCGATCCACGAAACAACTCGCTCTTCTCGATCGTGGACGTCAACGACGTGGTGCGTCCCGGCCTGTATACGTTGAACGTCGATAGCGTCACGAGACGCTACACCCTGAGCATCACAAAAGCAGGGCACGAGCAAATCGTGGAGCGCGGAACGATAGCGGACTCCATCGGTGGAGCGGTTGGCCTTCGTTGGTCTCCCGACACGACAGCCCTCCTGAACGCTGGAACGGTCAGCTTTGCTCTGTATACCCCGCGCCAGGCATCGCAACAACTCCGTGAGCAGATTCGCTCGGTGGTCCCACGAGAGGGGAACATCATGCATGTCTATGTTGCGGGTCCGGACGCCTGGCTCGTAACGAGAACGCTCAACTCCGTCGTTCGCCATCTTGTCCTGACGGCCGGGGAGTTGAAGCGCCGAAATCTGACGGACGTGCGTGAGGCTCTTGAAACGCAGTTGGCGTATGCAGGCAAGGCACTGCAAACCGCGGACGATGCACTCGAGCGCTTCCGAATGGAGACGATCACGCTTCCGTCGGAGGCAGGAACGCCAATCAATGGTGGCGTGGCCATCACGCGCAATCCGGCAATTACCAATTACTTCAATCTCAAGCTCACGCTCGAGAACACGTCCCATGAGCGCGGCGTACTAGAGGAAACGCTCAACGATGTCAAAGCAGGCCGTGTCGACGTATCTGCCATGTGGCAGGTGCTGCCGACGGACATTAATACACAGGAAATCAGCAGTCTCCTTCAGGAGTACACAAAACGCAGCACCGAGCTTCGCAATGCGCAGGCGGCATTTACCGACAGCTACCAGGGTGTGAAGGACGCTCGTGCAGCCATCGCTCAGCTCAAGGACCGCGAGATCCCTCGTGCAGTGACAACGGTCGTCGACCAGCTGCGGCGGCGAGAAACCGATCTCGCCAGCGAGGTCGGCACCGGGTCCGCCAGTCTGAAAGAGATTCCGTCGCGCACCATCGAAGAGGTTCGGCTGACGCGTAACGCCGAGGCCCGAGGGCAGCTGTATGGAATGCTCCAAGGGCGCTATGAAGAAGCGCATCTCGCGGAGCTGAGCGTCGAGCCGGATCTTGCCGTCTTGGACTCAGCAGCCATGCCCGAATTCCCGATCCTGAACCGCGGCCGACAATTGGGCTTGATGGTCATCGCCGGCGGATTGCTTGCGGCGGTCCTTCTTGCCCTCGTGCTAGATCGGCTCGATAAGCGTATTCGTTACACCCATCAGGTCACTCAGAATCTGCGCTTGAACGTCATTGGTGCGGTGCCGCACGCCGCGCAGCGACGCACTCCGAAGCCACTCGACGTGATGCAGCTGATCGAGTCCTTTCGACTGCTACGCTTGAACGTCAGCTACGCAGCGACGAATGACCGTCAGCTGATGCTGACCGTCACGAGCGCTGGCCCGGGAGAGGGAAAATCTCTCGTGAGCGCCAACCTCGCGCTCTCCTTCGCTGGCGGCGGGTTCAGAACACTGCTCGTCGATGGAGATCTCCGACGCGGCCGTCTGCACACGACATTCGCGACCGATCGGCGACCTGGTCTTGTGGACGTACTGCGCGGCACTGTCCCGCTGAACGAATGCCTTCGCCCGACGTCTGAGCCGAGCCTAACGCTTCTGCCTAGCGGCTCGCGGCTTACCTCGGCGCCGGAGCTTCTCACATCGGTGGCATTCCAACAGCTCATGAAGACGTTGCAGGCGGACTATGATGTCATCTTGATCGATAGCCCGCCTTTGGCTGCCGGGATGGATCCTTACGCCCTCTGTGTGTCGACGGGAAACGCCCTGTTTGTCGTCCGCCTCGCGAAAACCGACGGCGAGATTGCTCGACAGAGACTTGAATCGCTCGAACGATTCCCCGTGAACGTAGTCGGTGCAGTGATCAACGACATACAGCCCGCTGGCGGCCTGAATACGGAGTATGCGTATCTTCCCGGATACGCGATACACGACGAGGACGACATGCTCACGACTGCCGAGGATGAACCAGCGGAGCGCTCCGCCGTCTTCAATTATCGATCGTGGCCACGGTAA
- a CDS encoding polysaccharide deacetylase family protein has product MTVHAKRAALALIASTVRVPYWRMFVRDVAIVFMLHRFADADRGVAGVTPENLRESLAFLRRHRFRLTSFGELLSGSQLASSGKTPLVLFTVDDGHAEFATVAAPVFAEFDCPVTVFLTTGPIDKPSWFWWDKVEYAMNATKRGSLSVELGDDEVARSWSSPSERAVAASEIVEMLKAIPNEAKLDALALLADRLEVRLPSTPPPRYAAMSWTDVRNCASRGVKFGPHTVTHPMLSQISESQAEWEISESWKRLRAECEATVPVFCYPNGVFSSRDVRILRATDLVAAVTTRPSYAARSVARAGASDARFNVPRFGYPTNRAQFVAIVTGLDRVNSYLRQGRAGWQAVGEPEHPPPAV; this is encoded by the coding sequence ATGACGGTGCACGCCAAGCGCGCCGCACTCGCGCTCATCGCAAGCACTGTTCGCGTTCCATATTGGCGGATGTTCGTTCGCGACGTGGCGATCGTCTTCATGCTTCACCGATTCGCGGACGCCGATCGCGGCGTAGCGGGCGTGACGCCGGAAAACCTTCGCGAAAGCCTCGCATTCCTGCGGCGCCATCGTTTTCGCCTGACATCCTTTGGCGAACTCCTGTCCGGCTCACAGCTCGCAAGCAGCGGAAAAACACCGCTCGTGCTCTTCACCGTCGATGACGGGCATGCAGAATTTGCCACTGTTGCGGCGCCGGTCTTCGCGGAGTTCGATTGTCCCGTAACCGTATTTCTGACTACGGGGCCCATCGACAAGCCCTCGTGGTTTTGGTGGGACAAAGTCGAGTACGCGATGAACGCCACAAAGCGGGGCAGTCTCAGCGTCGAGCTGGGTGACGACGAGGTTGCGCGAAGCTGGAGTTCACCGTCCGAGCGAGCGGTGGCGGCGTCGGAGATCGTAGAGATGTTAAAAGCCATCCCAAACGAGGCGAAGCTGGACGCGCTCGCGCTCCTGGCCGACCGATTGGAAGTGCGTCTTCCAAGTACACCGCCGCCGCGTTATGCCGCCATGTCGTGGACCGATGTGCGGAATTGCGCGAGCCGCGGCGTCAAGTTCGGGCCACATACCGTGACACACCCGATGCTTTCGCAGATCTCCGAGAGCCAAGCCGAGTGGGAGATATCGGAAAGCTGGAAGCGTCTCCGCGCGGAGTGCGAGGCGACAGTTCCTGTCTTCTGCTACCCGAACGGCGTGTTCTCATCGCGCGACGTGCGTATCCTGCGCGCCACCGATCTCGTCGCAGCTGTCACAACGAGACCGTCTTATGCTGCCAGAAGTGTCGCGCGCGCTGGTGCATCCGACGCGCGCTTCAACGTGCCACGATTCGGTTATCCAACCAACCGCGCGCAGTTCGTCGCAATCGTCACCGGCCTCGATCGCGTAAACTCCTATCTCAGGCAGGGTCGCGCCGGCTGGCAAGCGGTTGGTGAGCCCGAGCATCCGCCGCCGGCCGTGTGA
- a CDS encoding heparan-alpha-glucosaminide N-acetyltransferase domain-containing protein produces the protein MNRSRFSHVARVNSIDVARGAAMFFVCLSHFTGAYLWQTGMRANDFLVTVSMIASPSFVLISGMMFGFLRVLNPVDLPHLRIRLLDRGVFLLVIGHFLLAVSQLRRSTMTEAYYGSFLTDALAVAIMLGPRIVDVSRGPLRIAIAISLYCASWLMLARWHPSGSGALLIQRYVIGSLPSEIAAPRTLVFPLLPWLSVYLLGTVLGEHVGYFYRRREAHRARRLFLLVGSGCMLLGTITYVVTRYLGPVHSLVSRSMLAVLLTSPTLKFPPGPAYIAYFGGSGLVFMWLVLELEARRRLPLLTEWLRRVGYASLPVFLLQGFVYSAVVRSANLPYSAWWPLLFLFSLVPMWALASVWSRADANRLLTVGITAWLERQSHPAVVRASRLARVSRPGLKAISSLTAYVRARS, from the coding sequence GTGAATCGGTCGAGGTTCAGTCACGTTGCGCGTGTAAACTCGATCGATGTGGCCCGCGGCGCGGCGATGTTCTTCGTCTGTCTATCGCATTTTACTGGCGCTTACCTCTGGCAGACCGGGATGAGGGCCAACGATTTCCTGGTGACGGTGAGCATGATCGCGTCGCCGAGCTTCGTTCTCATCAGCGGAATGATGTTCGGCTTTCTTCGCGTCTTGAATCCAGTGGATCTGCCGCATCTGCGAATTCGTCTTCTGGATCGTGGCGTTTTCCTGTTAGTGATTGGGCATTTTCTACTCGCGGTGTCCCAGCTTCGGCGGAGTACGATGACCGAGGCGTATTACGGGAGCTTTCTGACTGATGCTCTGGCCGTGGCAATCATGCTTGGGCCGCGCATAGTCGACGTAAGTCGCGGACCGCTTCGAATCGCCATCGCGATATCGCTCTATTGCGCATCCTGGCTCATGCTGGCTCGCTGGCACCCGAGCGGGTCGGGTGCTTTGCTCATTCAGCGGTACGTCATCGGTTCACTGCCTTCCGAAATCGCGGCTCCGCGAACACTGGTTTTCCCCCTGCTGCCATGGCTGTCAGTCTATCTACTGGGCACGGTACTCGGCGAGCACGTTGGATATTTCTATCGCCGTCGTGAAGCGCATCGGGCACGACGCCTGTTCTTGCTGGTCGGTAGTGGGTGCATGCTCCTCGGTACAATCACCTATGTCGTCACCCGATACCTCGGGCCAGTTCACTCGTTGGTGTCGCGCTCAATGCTCGCAGTACTGTTGACGAGTCCAACTCTGAAGTTCCCACCCGGTCCGGCGTACATCGCCTATTTCGGCGGTTCTGGGCTGGTGTTCATGTGGCTGGTGCTCGAGCTGGAAGCACGCCGACGACTACCGTTGCTGACGGAGTGGCTGCGCCGCGTCGGTTACGCTTCTCTCCCCGTGTTCTTACTGCAGGGCTTTGTGTACTCCGCAGTCGTTCGATCCGCGAATCTGCCCTACAGCGCGTGGTGGCCACTGCTCTTTCTGTTCTCGCTCGTACCGATGTGGGCGCTCGCTAGCGTATGGTCTCGTGCGGATGCGAATCGACTGCTGACGGTAGGTATCACTGCCTGGCTCGAACGTCAGTCGCACCCGGCGGTCGTTCGAGCTTCTCGTTTGGCCCGAGTTTCCCGCCCTGGACTCAAGGCAATCAGCAGTCTAACGGCCTACGTTCGCGCGCGATCCTAG